The Desulfovibrio sp. JC022 nucleotide sequence TCTTCAACCTGAACACCACCTCCCGTTGGGGCGGACAGAGTCCGTTCACCAACTTCACCTTTGATATGGTTCCGCCTAAGCATATTGCTACCGAACCCGTTATCATCGGCGGAGAATTTCAGGACACCACTTACGGTGAGTACCAAGAAGAAATGGAGATGATCAACCGCGCCTTTGTTGAAGTCATGCTTGAAGGTGACTCCGATGGCCGCATCTTTTCTTTCCCCATTCCTACATATAACGTTACCCCGGATTTTCCGTGGGAAAGTGAAGTGGGCGAGCTGCTCTTGCAGATGACCGCCAAATACGGCGCGCCTTATTTCCAGAACTTTATCAACTCCGACCTCAATCCCGAGGACGTGCGTTCCATGTGCTGCCGTTTGCAGATGGACCTGCGTGAGATCCGCAAGAAAACCGGTGGTTTGTTCGGTGCCGGGGACCTGACCGGTTCCATCGGTGTTGTTACCTTGAACCTGCCCAAACTGGCTTACCTCGCACAGGGTGAGGAAGATTTCCTCGACCTGATCACCGAGTACGCGACTCAGGCCAAGGACTCCCTTGAGTACAAGCGCAAGCTGGTTTCCGCCAACTTTGAGAGCGGCATGTTCCCCTTCTCCCAGCGCTACTTGAAGAACGGCTTCAAAGGCCACTTCTCCACCATCGGACTCATCGGCGGTAACGAAGCCTGCCATAACCTGCTGGGCAAAGGTATTGATACCCCTTCCGGTTCACGTCTCATGCAGAGGGTTCTGCATCACCTGCGCGACCTGACCGTGGAATTTCAGGAAGAAACCGGAAACCTCTTCAACCTTGAAGCTACTCCGGGTGAAGGTACCTGCTACCGTCTGGCTAAGATCGATAAGAATCTTTATGCCGATATTTACACTTCCGGTGAAGGTACCCCGTACTACACCAACTCCACCTTGTTGCCGGTTGGTTCTACCGAGGACGTTGTCTACGCCCTTGAACACCAGAACGATTTGCAGACCCTGTACAATGGCGGAACAGTATTCCATTCCTTCCTCGGTGAGGCTATTCCCGATACCACCGCGCTCAAGAACTTCATCATTAAAGCCATGACTAATACCAAGATTCCTTACATCTCGGTAACTCCGACCTTTTCGGTCTGCGAAGATCACGGCTATCTTTACGGTGAGCATTTTGAATGCCCTGAATGCGGTAAGGATGCCGAGGTATATACCCGCATTGTGGGTTACTACCGTCCGGTAAACCGCTGGAACAAGGGTAAGCAGGAAGAGTACCGCGAAAGAACTGAGTACAGCTACAATTCATGCACTTGCGGCTAGTTTTGTTCAGCAACATAGACTGAAATATAAAGTCCGGGGATTCATTTCTCCGGACTTTTTGTTAGGCAGCATTTATATTATTTTGTAATTGCTTGCGTTAGCTGTTTTCAGGATGTAATTTGTGTACTGACCGGAACCATTAACAGCATATGAGTATGATATTATCAGCCAGCCAGTTACGCGCTCTGCGCCAGAGAAATGATGAGGAGCTTCGCAAGGGAAGTTATGCCAAGCACGGCTATCCTGCAAATACCATTCAGGATTTGCTGCACACAGTAGAAGCCTTGAAGAGCGAGAAGAAGAAGTGGAAAAAAGTAGCTCAAGAGCGAGGCGAACTGCTTAATAAAATGACCGGACTGTTGGAAGATTACAATAAGTCAAAATAAAGATACCTTTAAAAGTAGGCCCTCGCACTGTTGATTCAGTGCGGGGGCTTTTTTTTTGAGACAAGTTTAAAAATAAGCTTTAATGACAGGCAATTATAAATTTATGCCATATAGCGAAAAATAATATAATTTAGATAAGCTCTCTGTAGTCTCCCTTAATAAATATGAATGGCGCATGTTTAATTGTCAATAATAAGGGGTTTGGAATGAATTTCAAAAGCATTAATACCGGTCTTTCAATTTTGATAACCGCGATAGTCTCTATCTCGGTTATTGCTTTTGTCGTTGTTGTGAGTTCAATGACCAATTCTGCGGTTCTGAGTATTCAGGAGCAGAATATGGGAGTGCTGAACAATAAAATTGTAAATGAGGTTGGTCAGTTTTTGGAACTGTCCAAAAGTGATCTTGCTGATTATGCCAGCAGTGCGGATCTCCAAAATGCATTCACTGATGAGGCTGCCAGGGCAAGAATAATAAAGCATCTCCGGCAGAAGATGGGGAACAATAGCAAACTTGCTACATTGGCTGCTTTCGGTCTGGATGGAAATATTGTGTTCGGGCTTAAATCAAACGGGCAGTCAGCTGCCGGTGCTGATCTTCGTTCCCGCAAATATGTGCAGAAAATTTTGAACGGTAGTAATTTTGCGGTTTCCGAGGTTCTAAAGTCTGTGCTGGATGATCGTTTTATCGTGGTCATGGCTGTGCCTGTCCGTAATGAACAAGGCCAGCTTCTTGGCGGGTTCTTTTATTCTGTTGACTGGCAGAAATATTCTATGGAGATGATCGGCGATATTTCCATCGGTGAAGATGGATATGCCTACATGCTGGATAATAAAGGGCGCATCATTGCTCATAAGGTAAATCAGGATCTCATTTTAAAAGATATTTCCAGTCATCAGTTTGTAAAAGACAGTCTTGCTGCCCCCAAGGGTAAGACCGAATATGAGTGGGAAGGAAGAGCCAAGATTCAGTCCTTTCAGGTTGTACCTTCCACCGGCTGGGTGGTTTGTATGTCCGCCTATGTTTCGGACCTGACCCGTGCTGCAATTGAAGAGCGAAATATACTTATTGTCATGGGAACCCTGATGGTTCTCCTGCTTGTTGGCGTAATTGTGTTTACCATCCGCAAACAGGTCACCGGGCCTATGGCTACTATCCGCGACTTTACCAGCGAGATTGCCCATGGTAATTTCAAGGCTGAGCTTAATGGAAAATATGTCTGCGAACTTAAGGACCTTTCCGAGAATATCGACTTCATGGTCGCGGAGCTGAAAAACAAGCTCGGCTTTTCCGAAGGCGTGCTGAAGGGGCTGGTCCTGCCTTGCTCAATTGTCGGCCCTAACGATGACATCCTTTGGGCAAACTCCCAGATTTGTGAGCTTATTGAAACCAGTACCGGTCCTGAACAGGCAATTGGAATGGATCCCGGAGAATTTTTCTACAATGAAAGAGGCCGCAAGACTTTGTCTCAGCAGGCAATTGAAGAAGAGCATCAGATTCAGCAGGAAGTCGAATATACCACTGTGAAGGGAAACCTGAAAAGTATCATGATTTCCACCACTCCTTTCTATGATATGGATAAGAATATGCTTGGCTCGGTGACTATCTGGATTGATATGACCGAAATCCGCGAGCAGCAGCGCAAGATCGAAGAAAACAATATTATGATCTCCGAGGCTGCTGCCAGTGCCACCGAGGTTTCCAATCAGGTTTCCGGGTTTTCCGAGGCCCTGTCCGCACAGGTGGAGCAGTCCAGCCGAGGTGCTGAAGAACAATCGGTAATGGCCAGCGAAGCTGCCACTGCCATGGATGAGATGAATTCTACTGTGTTCGAAGTTGCCCGCAATGCCTCCACTGCTGCTGAACTTGCTGATGCGTCCCAGCAGAAAGCCGGGGAAGGGGAGCAGAAAGTGGAACAGGCAGTTGAGACCATTACCCAGATTCGTGTTCAGTCCGATCAGATGCAGAAAGATATGGCTGATCTCGGTAAGCAGGCCGACGGCATCGGCAACATCATGGGCGTGATCAGCGATATTGCGGATCAGACCAACCTGCTGGCGCTTAATGCCGCCATTGAGGCCGCCCGAGCCGGGGATGCCGGACGCGGGTTCGCCGTGGTTGCCGATGAAGTTCGCAAGCTGGCTGAATCCACCATGAACGCTACCAGCGAGGTCGGTGAATACATCAGCCGTATTCAGGATAGCGCCAAGACCAACATTACCAATACCGAGAAATCTACCAAGGCTATCGGTGAGGTGACCGAGTTGGTCAACCAGTCCGGCGATATCCTCAAAGAAATCGTGGAGAAGGTTTCCGAGACCGCAGATCAGGTTCGTTCCATTGCCACTGCTTCGGAAGAGCAGTCTGCGGCGAGTGAGGAGATCAGCCGTTCCACCGGACAGATCAACACCATTGCCAGTGAAACGGCGCAGGCCATGAATGAATCAGCCGAAGCGGTTAGCCGTATGTCCGAACTGGCTAAGGAGCTTGATGGGATCATTGCCCGTATGCAGGGATAGCATAGTTCATAGTTACAATTAATTGTTAAGGGCTGTCCGTTCGCGGACAGCCTTTTTTATCCCGTATTCTGCTAATGCGTTGTTTTTTCAGGGGCGCACGTATAGTCTCTGTCCGTTATAAAACTTTCAGGAGAGAAGTGATGGGCAAGGGATTGATTTATTCAGTATTATCGGCAATCGGTCTGGGAACACTTGCGATTTTTTTTAAGCTCGGGCTGGCCACGGGCCTGGAACCTCTGGAATTGATACAATACCGATTTACTATCGGCGCGGTGGCTCTTTTTGTCTGGCTGGGAATAACCAGCCCTAAGCTGCTTAAGGTCCGGCCCAGAGTGCTCGTAAAAGCAGCGGTTCTCGGGATATTGATTTATCCGCTCCAGTCATGGCTTTTCATCATGGCCTTGAAACATATTCCGGCTTCAACGACTTCTCTTATTTATTATTTCTATCCGCTCATGACCACGCTCATTGCGATTGTTTTTTTTAAACTCAGGCCGGGCCGGGCTGTTTTTGCGGCTTTGGGATTGATTATTGCCGGAAGCGGACTGGTTTTTTACAATGCTTTTGCGCGACAGCTTGATATGCAGGGGATTTTCTATGCCCTCGGCTGTATGTTCTGTTTTTCCATTTACTTGACCGTGATCCAGATTTTTACAAAAGATGATGAGGCGAAAGTCATCGTGCCTTATGTTATTTTGTGTATGGCGATTGTTTTCAGCCTGCTGTCTTCGCCGTTAAAGATTTTTTCATTGGATGCTCAGGGCTGGCTGATTGCCGTGGGACTGGGGATTCTCCCGACAGCTTTGGCGATAAGTCTTCTTTATAGGGCGGTAGATGCCATCGGAAGCGCCAATGCCGCAATCTTTTCCACCATTGAACCTGTTACGACAGTTCTGCTGGCTGCATTTATACTGGGGGAACATATCGCCCCGGTCCAGATTGCCGGGATGGCACTTATCCTGCTGGGCATTATCATGCCTAATCTGCAATTGCTGAAAAGAAAATCCAGAGTAAGCCAAGAGAAACAAAGCGGCGAAGCCTGATAGGGATTTCAAAGGGGCTTAGCTCCTTTGGCCGCCGGAGGCGAAATGCGATTAATTTAAAGTGCGATAGCGCATCAAAATAAAGCCCCCGCTGTGTAACCACAGCGGGGGCTTTTGCATTTAAGCTATGTAGCTGATCCTACAGGAAGTACCAGGTCGCGGCGAGGCCGGTGATGGACATGGTGATAGTGTAGGGGAAGGCCATCTTAACCATCTGGCCGTATGAGAGCCTGATAAGCGGAGCAATGGCGGAGGTCAGCAGGAACAGGAATGCAGCCTGACCGTTAGGAGTTGCAACACTGGGAATGTTTGTTCCGGTGTTGATTGCAACTGCGAGCAGGTCGAACTGTTCACGGCCGATAACGCCGTTCTGGAATGCTTTCAGGGTTTCTGAAACGTATACTGTCGCAACAAACACGTTATCTGAAATCATGGAAAGGATACCGTTGGCAAGGTAGTAGGCAGCCAGCTGAACTTTACCTTCAAGTCCGAGCACGTAGTGAATGATCGGTGCGAAGAGATGCTGTTCGTGGATAACACCTACAATTGCGAAGAAGACAACCAGCAGCGCGGTAAAGGGCAGGGCCTCTTCAAACGCGTGGCCGATTCTGTGTTCTTCGGTAATGCCGTTAAGAGCGGTCAGGAGAACGATTACTGTCAGACCGATAAGGCCTACTTCCGCAATGTGGAATGCCAGAGCGAGAACAAGGAAGAGAGCTGCACAGGCCTGAGTGAACAGGGCCGCTTTTTTCTTGAGGCTCATTTCTTCATCATTTTTGCGGTCTTCTTCTTCGAGGATTTCACGCACGTTCTGGGGCAGCTCGTAGCCGTATCCGAAGATACCGGTCACTTCCAGCATGATGCAGGTCAAAAGACCTACAACCAGTACAGGCATGGATACCGGGGCAACCCTGATGAAGAATTCAATGAATTCCCAGCCCATGGTTTTACCGATGAGCAGGTTCTGGGGTTCACCGACGATGGTACATACGCCACCGAGAGCGGTACCCACTGCACCGTGCATCATGAGGTTTCTCAGGAATCCGCGGAATTCACTAAGGTGGCTGACGCATTCTCCTTTAAGCAGGGTGTCATCAGACAGAGAGCATTTTCCTGTAGAGGCAAAGCGGTGGTATATTCCGTAGAAACCGTATGCAACAGCAATAATTACTGCGGTAACGGTCAGTGCGTCGAGGAAGGCTGAAAGGATTGCTCCTGAGAATGAGAAAAGCAGCGAGATGATGATCTTTGATTTGATGCGAGTAATGATTTTAGTGAAGGCATACTGCAGCATGTCTTTCATAAAATGGATACCTGCAACCATGAACATTAACAGTAGAATTACCGGGAAGTTCAGTACCGTCTCGTTATAGACAGTTTCGGGTGAGGCCAGCCCAATTGCGATTGCTTCAACCGCGAGCAGCCCGCCTGCGGGCAGGGGGTAGCACTTGAGTGCCATGGCCAGAGTGAAAATAAACTGTCCGATCAAAACCCAGCCGGTAATGAATGGGCCGGCTACGGCCATGAGAATCGGGTTGAGTACGAGAAAACCGATAATGGTCAGTTTGTACCAGTCAGGAGAATTACCTAAAAGGTTCTTCTGCAGTGCCTGTGACATTGTTTTGGGCACGGGTTACTCCTTTTGCCTTTTGTGTGGAACCAAGCGATCTGTGGTTTCTAATGTGGCATACATCAAATCCATAAATATGGATTTGATGTAATTGTTCGAAATAAAAAATATTTCGAGGACGCAACATTACAGATCGCTGGGGACCAGCGGGTCGATTGTCAGTTCCGGATAGAGTCCCTGCAACTCTCCTTCAGGATAAGGCTGAAGGATATTGAAGGAGATGTCCTGAGTTTGCTGGGAATGGCCCGCGGTTTCTTCGGAACCGTCCCAGAATGCACCGTTAGCTTCGAGAATATGTTCGATACGGTGCCTGAATCCATCAACAAATTTAGCTCCGATACCTTCAAAAGTCATGTTTCCGAGACGGAACTGACCTTTGAGTGCAGCAAAGTCAGAGAGAGGAATCGAGTGCATTTCGAGATCTTCTTGCTTGCTGATATAGCCCCAAACGAGATAGTTGTCAGGTATTTTAATGGGTTCTTCTGCATCGATAATAGTATGCGGCATCAATATGGTGCCTGCGCCTACTTCGATTTTACTATCTTCTTTACCGTTGAGGAAAGAGTTGAAGCCCACGAAGGAACGTTTACCCATATGGGTGTAAATCACTTTACCGCCGTGCGGGGTAACAACTTCGCCTTCGTAGACGGAATTGATGATGTAGCAGTTTTCCTGTGCGTTAGCGCCGGGGCCGAGTGTGGAGTTCTCAATGTATGACCTTTGGGCCACGAGAACATTTTTATCCACTTTACATTCGCCTTTGAGTACTGCGTAGGGGCTTACTGATGCGCCTTCGGGAACGTCAATGGAAAGTTCAGGTTTGACCGAAGAGTAGATGGGCACGAAGTCTTCTTTGCGCTCATCAAAGAAGTCCATGAGGATTCCTTTCGGTCTGCTGTCTTCCATGCGGATGTATTTTTCAAGGATTTCTTCAGGGTACTGGTAGTTGAACTCAAATGCGCCGTCCGCTTTAACCCAGACCCGGCCCGCTTTGATGCGTTTGTGGGAAAGTTCCCCGGCCTGAACGTAGGAGTATGCTCCGACAGCGCAGTCATGCATGATGGAGAGGTCAACTGAGGAGAAAGGCTCAAGGAAACAGCCTTCCACGGAAGTTCCGTGAATGTTTGCGTAATGCAAAGACACGGTGTTTGAAATTTTGAAACACTCAAGGTTTTCGGGGTCGTGGGAGTTGTTGTGCACGAGTGTTTTCATCAGGAAGCTGTCGCGGATCTTAATGACCTCGTCGTCGCGAAGCTTGATTTTCTGCCCGTTGAGTTCTATCTCGCTGCCGCTTCTCTTAAGCTCATCTCCACGGATATCACTCTTGTAAAGGATGGAGTGGTTCACCTTACATTTACCGAGGAAGTAGGTTCCCCCGATGCTTGAATGACGAAAGTTGAACATGAGCGGGTGGTTGTTGGTCAGGGAGTAAAACGCGTAGTAGAGCGCGAAGCTGTCTTCGGGGATAAGGCCCTTGATATAAGGCCCGACATCCACAAGGGGCTCGCGCAGGTTGATGTTCACGCGGTTGACGATATGGTCAATAAGCTTATTAAGCTGTTTCATAAAAATCCTTCTCGCTTTTTGGTTGAGTACCGGAAGTCGTAGGCGGAAACCGGCAGCAGGGTTTGTACGAGTCGGACGGTTCCGGCACGCCTTGCCGGAACCGTCCTGCCCTATGTTTAATAGTCCCTTATAACCCTATACGGCTAGCCCGGCAAGGTCACCGGCATGCCCATGATGGGCCATACAAACTTTACGAAGATACCGGTTACGATCATCAGTATGATACTTGCGGGGATACCGTACATGAAGAATTCCCCGGTGGTGAACTGTTTGGAGTCGTAAGCGATTGCGTTGGGAGCTGCACCGACCAGGAGGAGGAAGGGCATACCCGCAACAACCAGTGCTGCGAAGAGAATAACTTCCGGGGCCACGCCGAGGTAAGGCGCGATAACAAGTGCCACCGGGAGCGATATTGCGATTGCCGCCACGTTCATGATGAAGTTGGTCATCATCATTACGAAGAAGGCGATGGACATGATGAAGATAAATCCGCTTGACTCCTGGAAGAGAACCAACCAGTTCACCGCCATCCACTTGGCTGCGCCGGTATCCCAGAGGCAGAAACCGATGGACATGGCACCCGCAAAGAGGAGGATGATGTTCCAGGGGATATCTTCAAGGTCATTGATGTCCAGAATCTTGAATACAAAGAATGAGATGGACGAGACCAGAATAATGGAGGTCTTGTCGATGGCCTTCAGTTCGGGGATGAAGGATCTCAGGCTCATGATCAGGATAACGCCGCCGACGAGAATCGCTGCCATTTTTTCATCGCGTGAGAGCGGTCCCATCTGGGAATTGAGCTCTCTGGCTTTTTCGCGCAGGCCGGGGATAACGTCCTTTTCAGGCTTCAGGAAAACCATGAAGAATCCCCAGAGGATGAAGACCATGGCCCAGCCGATGGGTGCCATGTAGTAGGTCAGCTCGAAGAAAGTAACGTCCTTGCCCAGAATCTCGTTGTAAAAACCAAGGGCAACCGCGCCTCGTGCTGCACCGAGCAGGGTGACGATAGAACCGGCACCGGCTACATAAGCCATACCTATGAACAATCCCTTACCGAACTTGGTGGGTTTGTCCCCTTCGCCGTAGAGGGAGTAGATAGCCAGCAGCAGCGGGTACACAGTCGCCGCAACAGCGGTGTGAGCCATAATATGGGTCAACAAGGCAGTTACAACGAATACGCCCAGATAGATGCGGCTGGTTCTTTCGCCGACGACCATGAGCATCTTGTAGGCCAGACGTTTAGTCAGTCCTGTCTTGGTGAATACTAGACCGATCATGATGGATGCAAAGATAAACAGGACGGAGGGGTCCATGAAATCCTTGAAAGCCACCTTGGCCGGGCGGATAAAGAACATGGCCTGCAATACGCCGATGGCCAGAGAGGTTACGCCGATGGGTACAACTTCAAATACCCACCATGTGCCTGCCAGCAGGAAGACGCCGATGGCTCCCTTGGCTTCTTTGGTCAATACAAAATGCTGCCCGCCGGGGTCGATTGCATCCGGCCATGCCGGGCAATAGTAAACAAAAGCGAACAGGGATACACCCAGCAGCATGAAGAACAGCCTCTTGAAATCAAATCCGGGCTTGTTTGCAACTTCAGCACTCATTACTTTAGCTCCTTGCAATTAGGCTGTTTCAATCTCGCAGGCGAGGACTGCGGTTCTGACTTTGTCAAATGCATCGCCGAGGCGGACCACCCCGGTAATAATTCCATCCTTCTGGACCAGCAACGGCTGGTGCACTCCGAGCACAAAAGCATGCAAAGCCTTGTCGAGGGTGTCGTCCTCGTCCAGGATTTCAGCTTGTTTTGGTGTGTGCATGATCTCTTCGGCCTTTGCTCCGGCATTTTTGCGGCAGAGGCTGGAAAGAGGTTCGGACCAGAGATTGAAATCGCGGTAGACCTTTTGAACGAAATCCATGCTCAAGGCACCGGGATGACGTTGGTCGTCCATTTTGAAGTAGGACGGTTCCATGTGTTTGAAGATGTCGAGCATGGTGATTTTACCCACGACCTTACCGTCAGCATTTTCCACCAGCAGGTCGCGGTGGGGATGAGGAAGGTTCAGTTCATCACCTTGTTGAGCTAGACATTGCAATGCTTCAAACAGAGTAGTGTCTTCTTTGACCCTGTTGTATTCTTCAACAGGAATCATCAGATCTTTTGCTTTGAAATTTTTCACAAATTCCCCCTATGTAGGTTGTCCGAACGGATGTTTGCCTTTTAGCTGTCCGGTGCGCAGAATCTGCGCAGGGTCTTGACCAGCGCGGCAATATCCACCGGAACTGAAATTTCAGCACATGCCCCCAGATTCATAGCTTCTATTGAAAGCGGAATCTTATTGTGCCGATTGATTAAAACAACTTTCAAATCAGGAACGATTGGTGAAATATCCTCCATGAATTTCAAGGAATTTCGCCCGAATCCGGAAAGGCCAAGAACAATGCCGTCCAGTTCATTCTCGCGGATGAATTTTTCAGCCTCGTCCAGATTGCCTGAGTCCGCGACCTGCAAGCCTTCACTCTTGAGGCGCAGAACAAGGTGTTCACGGAATTCAGAGTCCTTTTCAACAATCATTATTTTCATGCTTTAAAACGTTGTCTTGCTACTGGCCGGGAATTCGGCCTTTGCAGCACCCGCCTCAACAAAGCACCCAGTATGCCATATAGAATAATTCCTTTTATACCAGACTTTTAAGCTTGGCGGAAGAAATTTTGTTTCTTTTTGTTGAAACAAAGTGAATCATTGTGAAAAGTTTCTCAAGAAACAATATGAAACAAAATAAAACAAAAACAGAGTGAGGGTTAAAATGATTGAGGGTATACAGGGGGTTAAGAAAAGAGGTTAAAGCGTGTAAAGATTATCACCGCAGGATAGTTTTCCGTCTTTGTAGGCTTGTATGGCTTTTTGGACCGGGCCGATGACATCGTCGAGAACTTCAATGCCCTTCCATTTGAGGTATTGGTAGTGCTCGTCATCAATGCCGCCGCAGACCACAGCATCGGTATGGTCGGAGGTTGCCAGTGCGCAGAGGTCATCAGCAGATGATTGTGGCAGAACAATGATGCGTTCGCTTATTTCGCCGTTGGATTTTATCTTTGCCAGCAGCACATCCGTGGCAAGGTCGAAACGGGGGGCAACTTCATCGTTGAGAAGGGGGATCATGATCTTGTGCGACATAATTTATCCGCTGATGGAGTGTTTTTTCATCTTACGCCAGAGGGTGGAGCGGGACCAGCCAAGTCTTACCGCTGCTTCTCCTTTGCGTCCGCCGCATTTAAGCAAGGTGTCCATGATCATCTGTTTTTCCGCGTCGTCCCAGCTTTGAGCTGAAGAATATTCAAGTGGGACAGCCCTTTCCTGAGTGGCGTGAGCGGATTCCGTTACCGGGCGCAGGATATCCTGTTCGGTCAGGTATGCGGGCAGGTGGCTGGAGCCGATGAGGTCGCGGTCGCAGAAGTTTACCGCGTATTCTACTATGTTGCTCAGTTCACGCACGTTGCCGGGGTAGCGGTAAGCGGATAAAATTTTAGCTGATTTTTTAGAAAAACCTTTGATCTTTTTGTTGAATTTGTCGCAGTAAGCCATGAGGAAATGGTTTTTGAGCAGCAGGATGTCATCTCCGCGTTCACGAAGGGGCGGCAGATGCAGGTGAACCACATTCAATCTAAATAGCAGATCGGCGCGGAAGGTCTTTTCCTGAACCATCCTTTTAAGGTCCCGGTGGGTGGCAACGATGACCCTTACATCGGCATTAAAGCCTCGTGAACTACCCAGCGGATGGATTACTTTATCATCCAGAAATGAAAGCAGTTTGACCTGCAAGGGGAGAGGCAAATCTCCTATTTCAGTAAGAAAGAATGAACCGTTATGGGCTAGTTTGATGCGTCCGGGGCGGTCTTCGTTTGCTCCGGTAAAAGCACCTTTCACATGTCCGAAGAGTTCTGATTCTAGTAAAGTTTCGGGCAGCGCGCCGCAGTTCACCTTGATAAAAGGTGCGCCCGCACGGTCCGAGGCATTGTGGATGGCTTCGGCCAGTACGTCTTTACCTGTTCCGGTTTCCCCGGTGATCAGAACCGACGAATCAGTACCTGCAATGGAAGGGACCATGCTGAAAATTTTAACCATTTCCGGGCTGGTGCCGATCAGTCCACCCAGTGAATAGGCCTTGCTGGCCGAGTTGCTCAGCTCCGCAACCTGCCGGATATCCTGAATGGTTTCCACGTATCCTGAAATCACATTGTAGTTGTTCACTATGGGGGAAATATTGAGCCGGATGGGAACCTTGGTCCGTGTGCGGTCAATGATATCCGCATCAATGGATATTGTCTGGAAGTCCGCTTTATCGGCCATGACCGGGCAGCCCTTGAAGCAATAATCGCAGCGCAGGCCGAGGTAGCATTTTAAGCCCTGCATGGCTTCAGGGTCGGC carries:
- a CDS encoding DMT family transporter, with product MGKGLIYSVLSAIGLGTLAIFFKLGLATGLEPLELIQYRFTIGAVALFVWLGITSPKLLKVRPRVLVKAAVLGILIYPLQSWLFIMALKHIPASTTSLIYYFYPLMTTLIAIVFFKLRPGRAVFAALGLIIAGSGLVFYNAFARQLDMQGIFYALGCMFCFSIYLTVIQIFTKDDEAKVIVPYVILCMAIVFSLLSSPLKIFSLDAQGWLIAVGLGILPTALAISLLYRAVDAIGSANAAIFSTIEPVTTVLLAAFILGEHIAPVQIAGMALILLGIIMPNLQLLKRKSRVSQEKQSGEA
- a CDS encoding ribonucleoside triphosphate reductase translates to MPKQILKRDGCLESWSTERISEAIFKALKASGIKDPLLSKRLGRKVEHKLAEVDVPEQEMVQDMVQLVLMENRLYSVAERYIIYREKRRELRRQDETYLDIAGTIESYLDRSDWRVNENSNMGHSFQGLMLHMSGAVQARYCLEKYPEEIRLAHEHGYFHIHDLSFGLAGYCAGWSLRDLLLDGFGLKGRCSSGPARHFDSVTGQMVNFLGTLQNEWAGAQAFNNVDTYLAPFIRHDGLDYDRVKQIVQKLIFNLNTTSRWGGQSPFTNFTFDMVPPKHIATEPVIIGGEFQDTTYGEYQEEMEMINRAFVEVMLEGDSDGRIFSFPIPTYNVTPDFPWESEVGELLLQMTAKYGAPYFQNFINSDLNPEDVRSMCCRLQMDLREIRKKTGGLFGAGDLTGSIGVVTLNLPKLAYLAQGEEDFLDLITEYATQAKDSLEYKRKLVSANFESGMFPFSQRYLKNGFKGHFSTIGLIGGNEACHNLLGKGIDTPSGSRLMQRVLHHLRDLTVEFQEETGNLFNLEATPGEGTCYRLAKIDKNLYADIYTSGEGTPYYTNSTLLPVGSTEDVVYALEHQNDLQTLYNGGTVFHSFLGEAIPDTTALKNFIIKAMTNTKIPYISVTPTFSVCEDHGYLYGEHFECPECGKDAEVYTRIVGYYRPVNRWNKGKQEEYRERTEYSYNSCTCG
- the nhaB gene encoding sodium/proton antiporter NhaB gives rise to the protein MPKTMSQALQKNLLGNSPDWYKLTIIGFLVLNPILMAVAGPFITGWVLIGQFIFTLAMALKCYPLPAGGLLAVEAIAIGLASPETVYNETVLNFPVILLLMFMVAGIHFMKDMLQYAFTKIITRIKSKIIISLLFSFSGAILSAFLDALTVTAVIIAVAYGFYGIYHRFASTGKCSLSDDTLLKGECVSHLSEFRGFLRNLMMHGAVGTALGGVCTIVGEPQNLLIGKTMGWEFIEFFIRVAPVSMPVLVVGLLTCIMLEVTGIFGYGYELPQNVREILEEEDRKNDEEMSLKKKAALFTQACAALFLVLALAFHIAEVGLIGLTVIVLLTALNGITEEHRIGHAFEEALPFTALLVVFFAIVGVIHEQHLFAPIIHYVLGLEGKVQLAAYYLANGILSMISDNVFVATVYVSETLKAFQNGVIGREQFDLLAVAINTGTNIPSVATPNGQAAFLFLLTSAIAPLIRLSYGQMVKMAFPYTITMSITGLAATWYFL
- a CDS encoding methyl-accepting chemotaxis protein, with amino-acid sequence MNFKSINTGLSILITAIVSISVIAFVVVVSSMTNSAVLSIQEQNMGVLNNKIVNEVGQFLELSKSDLADYASSADLQNAFTDEAARARIIKHLRQKMGNNSKLATLAAFGLDGNIVFGLKSNGQSAAGADLRSRKYVQKILNGSNFAVSEVLKSVLDDRFIVVMAVPVRNEQGQLLGGFFYSVDWQKYSMEMIGDISIGEDGYAYMLDNKGRIIAHKVNQDLILKDISSHQFVKDSLAAPKGKTEYEWEGRAKIQSFQVVPSTGWVVCMSAYVSDLTRAAIEERNILIVMGTLMVLLLVGVIVFTIRKQVTGPMATIRDFTSEIAHGNFKAELNGKYVCELKDLSENIDFMVAELKNKLGFSEGVLKGLVLPCSIVGPNDDILWANSQICELIETSTGPEQAIGMDPGEFFYNERGRKTLSQQAIEEEHQIQQEVEYTTVKGNLKSIMISTTPFYDMDKNMLGSVTIWIDMTEIREQQRKIEENNIMISEAAASATEVSNQVSGFSEALSAQVEQSSRGAEEQSVMASEAATAMDEMNSTVFEVARNASTAAELADASQQKAGEGEQKVEQAVETITQIRVQSDQMQKDMADLGKQADGIGNIMGVISDIADQTNLLALNAAIEAARAGDAGRGFAVVADEVRKLAESTMNATSEVGEYISRIQDSAKTNITNTEKSTKAIGEVTELVNQSGDILKEIVEKVSETADQVRSIATASEEQSAASEEISRSTGQINTIASETAQAMNESAEAVSRMSELAKELDGIIARMQG
- a CDS encoding transferase; the protein is MKQLNKLIDHIVNRVNINLREPLVDVGPYIKGLIPEDSFALYYAFYSLTNNHPLMFNFRHSSIGGTYFLGKCKVNHSILYKSDIRGDELKRSGSEIELNGQKIKLRDDEVIKIRDSFLMKTLVHNNSHDPENLECFKISNTVSLHYANIHGTSVEGCFLEPFSSVDLSIMHDCAVGAYSYVQAGELSHKRIKAGRVWVKADGAFEFNYQYPEEILEKYIRMEDSRPKGILMDFFDERKEDFVPIYSSVKPELSIDVPEGASVSPYAVLKGECKVDKNVLVAQRSYIENSTLGPGANAQENCYIINSVYEGEVVTPHGGKVIYTHMGKRSFVGFNSFLNGKEDSKIEVGAGTILMPHTIIDAEEPIKIPDNYLVWGYISKQEDLEMHSIPLSDFAALKGQFRLGNMTFEGIGAKFVDGFRHRIEHILEANGAFWDGSEETAGHSQQTQDISFNILQPYPEGELQGLYPELTIDPLVPSDL